The Tenebrio molitor chromosome 5, icTenMoli1.1, whole genome shotgun sequence genome has a segment encoding these proteins:
- the LUBEL gene encoding E3 ubiquitin-protein ligase lubel isoform X3, with protein MNNKNDNKWRPMAISNPSTRLRLARNMPQWVYKSGSGAPPPPVPAEEKPRQSFSKNSQEPDYEVIEFGQQYSNAPPLPVKNETQRSDGRHCQLCGTSNPSIRCDQCFQIFCLSCDDMYHRHPKRQTHYRRPLDASVRPPLPPKGESHSAPVPPPRRHRRAGSIGPSPCPSPTPSRHNQGLPRKESSFSFKDKMNSLKRMVGTRPLPPTPTSPTHSSPRQFTSSPPNFDRYNRGFEVPSPSPSLQQRYRQHQLAMRGTTPNLSSTGSDFDKPPSRDSGYPDWETEQWNSRFRSGSISGSDSGNRMRKLSNTSCPPPRTLPHSASVFDLNNTMPPHHHHHGFMPMQQAQSMAQLNCPTCYQGSWMDCAMCDQRTGSNLSLNVAPPPYPMNPMWMGTWHGPPPSAMYPYPVPMGHVHHHSRPPSPTHSVKSRKSSMSKKGRKKYREVEETDDEDDMEDRRSIFSHNDRNERKSLGGRFPERQRPSRDTSSVPREIARRNTIDRVERISNVRSRPSVRQSSSESDDEHSESQKEESEIVEEGSEQDTGPKPLPELPNANWECEHCTFVNEAGTKVCLVCCKTASVNVKLVQNEESQNLAPKNLPKSKQNKEQNKLQRSRSSDDYSKDYSETESLLNKLGKLKTSEPPKEVPAEPKKGKDGCVSPSASELEDKAPIVSLENGVPGSAVNSSVGTDDSAKDKVTMSTGTSPPPQNMSTQTYEDVAPPGEVPKSPRGRPTSRNNRRRDLRRSNSLHMGTQRRGSEWSLHRSSSRQSFTTDSQNDYPSHRPRADSFDFAENGFHSFKMQGMELVKLLREAEQYKYTADEVQAALAHCKDANPIDWLRQNWDATIASVQTLATQMGREGPMNIVGTVSEEEARAALRLHKGNLWPAVTDCVEQRQRKYAELAARGEFSREDILTVLTANHGDLEAAFNELSKTQLKPFLMRIWGPPVGTENEAGNQGATLEKIRGEDVENQRADKEMAKAVSPIDNGKDRAPPTTEQTPIVKEVPPDELKKTQNFELLDNIESEVLKNLQDINKLSDSLETNNEPKSTKPKVYVEKSSTVIQVVDHDYEVPEAERDEKRIESDFSDTESSDEGNRVEEFVDAVSEVHPVGLAPLKRKSVSTLNITLASTGEPGESASGVPISVVKNSTEVKMIQPSESTREDVVVESTAAIQLQNAPPKNGDVGASEVKAEQKRDLEASTKQDNTATSLEIPPVLADSDKEKASVMPSVEQDGGLLASGVEKNVESTSTVGGVEENKNVELADGTRDETNLLENERQSVETGLKEKLGVFKEEKMTEGGVGGGEIAADVTSVDLESCTMSEDVKNENNAEIVANLIVAQEDVRGSVADVKEELNEDVGADLGTCEVESDQKRNVLVEENATKAEKNGDSEKQIGQRKSASPRPENDRCRKVRPKEVVSSEKKDLSRSGKGVEVVSHSVEEVKEEKAETTEKPVENKPPLTKKQKKSMKRAKRRSQRRAARRGSTSTTESSSCEKPSTETDSEPNQKEALKEVHEEVKNSEDKEAKPRDVTSEQPKTDAEATASTDLPENVEIHPKISTTVQIAQNKQSLLPVPPKRPSRIPISRQRSISKSEPKSPDVHTASKIPIKTGSQIPVKNKQHNNIDHTGEGGSVNNSQTGESPGEVVQTSEDKPSGSAEEIVGRSGSAAKDEGVEVEEAERPQRPCVQRDKSEEIEQEMKQSVQAIKELNRQLNTNSKSKKGSLGSFRNSSVESTTSSKQLSYTKSLDNDSDSSVSDSNVEELLDPSTDEDSYEDFEEYDEVEESDTEDYNEFDRKNARIVDELDINLSQISAKVEKLTTDLTDNKNDYLDEVCESEEYSSEEEEEEEQAEDESDNKFDVSIEVKQPSEIEVMERQARRFLAEGQVKNYQQAELAVSLMALKFSAEEALEAVHDCQTLDAAIAYLQQDCELCAGKYPVNQIVSMLKCTHRCCQECAKNYFTVQVTDRTIMDCSCPFCKQPELTSSEISEDEVSDYFGNLDILLKGILDATVHELFQRKLRDRTLMQDPNFKWCVKCSSGFIANPRQRRLICPDCKTMTCANCRRTWEKQHEGISCEKFAEWKDANDPENQATAVAKHLAENGIDCPKCKFRYSLARGGCMHFTCTQCKHEFCYGCGKPFMMGAKCGVSQYCGKLGLHAHHPRNCLFYLRDKEPAELQRLLKEHKIPFDTEKKEENAAAAAKCPVPLQRETPNGLIDTVCNNEVTPGQGGLCRLHYVEYLVGLIGRHKLDPVTILDLVEVGQELRRRGKELPERSASCNDQEYRLICVKIVKEQIPLD; from the exons ATGAAC aataaaaacgaTAACAAATGGAGGCCCATGGCCATTTCCAACCCATCGACGCGTCTGAGACTCGCCAGGAATATGCCGCAATGGGTG TACAAGAGCGGGTCGGGGGCACCGCCTCCGCCGGTGCCGGCAGAAGAGAAGCCGCGCCAGTCGTTCTCCAAGAACTCGCAAGAACCCGACTATGAGGTCATCGAGTTTGGACAGCAGTACTCCAACGCGCCTCCGCTGCCGGTCAAAAATG AGACACAAAGGAGCGACGGGAGACACTGCCAGCTGTGCGGCACCTCCAACCCTTCGATCAGATGCGACCAGTGCTTCCAGATCTTCTGCCTTTCTTGCGACGACATGTACCATCGACACCCCAAACGACAGACCCACTATCGTCGG CCCCTGGACGCGTCCGTCCGTCCGCCGCTGCCCCCCAAGGGAGAGTCCCACTCGGCGCCGGTGCCGCCCCCACGTCGCCATCGCCGCGCCGGCTCCATCGGTCCGTCCCCATGTCCCAGCCCTACCCCGTCGAGACACAACCAG GGGTTGCCGCGCAAGGAGAGTTCCTTCTCCTTCAAGGACAAGATGAACAGTTTGAAACGTATGGTGGGGACGAGACCGCTGCCCCCGACTCCCACCTCACCAACCCACTCTT CGCCTCGCCAGTTCACCTCGAGCCCTCCCAACTTCGATCGGTACAATCGAGGTTTCGAAGTACCCAGTCCTAGTCCTTCGCTGCAGCAGAGGTACCGCCAGCACCAACTGGCAATGCGCGGAACCACCCCGAACCTGTCTAGTACTGGCTCCGACTTCGACAAG CCGCCTAGTCGCGACAGCGGTTACCCCGACTGGGAGACCGAACAGTGGAACTCCCGCTTCCGCTCTGGGAGCATTTCCGGTTCTGACAGCGGCAACCGCATGAGGAAGTTGAGCAACACGTCTTGCCCACCACCCAGGACGCTTCCGCACAGCGCTTCCGTCTTCGACTTGAACAACACAATGCCACCCCATCACCACCACCACGGTTTCATGCCCATGCAACAG GCTCAGTCGATGGCCCAACTGAACTGTCCCACTTGTTACCAAGGGTCCTGGATGGACTGCGCAATGTGCGACCAAAGAACTGGAAGCAACTTGAGTCTCAACGTGGCACCGCCCCCGTACCCCATGAATCCCATGTGGATGGGGACTTGGCACGGGCCTCCACCGTCAGCGATGTACCCATATCCGGTACCAATGGGACACGTGCACCACCATTCGCGGCCGCCGTCACCGACGCACAGCGTCAAGTCGAGGAAATCTTCCATGAGTAAAAAGGGGCGGAAGAAGTACCGAGAAGTGGAAGAGACAGATGATGAAGACGACATGGAAGACAGGAGGTCCATCTTCAGTCATAACGACAGAAACGAGAGGAAGTCGCTCGGAGGGAGATTCCCCGAGAGGCAGCGACCCTCGAGAGACACGTCTTCGGTGCCGCGAGAGATCGCCAGGAGAAACACGATCGACAGAGTGGAAAGAATTTCGAACGTGCGAAGCAGGCCCAGCGTCCGCCAGTCTTCCAGCGAGAGCGACGACGAACACTCGGAGAGCCAGAAGGAAGAGAGCGAGATCGTGGAAGAGGGCTCGGAGCAGGACACCGGTCCTAAGCCCTTGCCGGAACTACCGAACGCGAACTGGGAGTGCGAGCACTGCACGTTCGTCAACGAAGCCGGCACGAAAGTGTGTCTGGTTTGCTGCAAGACCGCCAGCGTGAACGTCAAACTGGTCCAGAACGAGGAGAGTCAGAATCTGGCACCGAAAAACCTGCCAAAGTCGAAGCAGAACAAAGAACAGAACAAGTTGCAAAGGAGCAGGTCGAGCGACGATTACAGTAAAGATTACAGCGAGACCGAGTCGCTGTTGAACAAGCTCGGCAAGCTAAAAACGAGTGAACCCCCGAAAGAAGTGCCGGCAGAGCCGAAGAAAG GAAAAGACGGCTGCGTGTCTCCGAGTGCGAGTGAACTGGAAGACAAAGCTCCGATCGTGTCGTTGGAAAACGGTGTGCCGGGCAGTGCGGTTAACTCGAGTGTCGGTACTGACGATAGTGCTAAAGACAAAGTGACGATGTCGACTGGGACCTCGCCGCCGCCCCAGAACATGTCCACCCAA ACCTACGAGGACGTCGCCCCGCCGGGGGAAGTCCCCAAGTCGCCGAGAGGTCGTCCCACCAGCCGCAACAACCGCAGGAGGGACTTGCGCCGCTCGAACTCCCTGCACATGGGCACCCAGAGGCGCGGCTCCGAGTGGTCGCTCCATCGGTCCTCCAGCCGCCAGTCCTTCACCACAGACTCCCAG AACGACTACCCAAGTCACCGCCCCAGGGCCGACTCGTTCGACTTCGCCGAGAACGGCTTCCACAGCTTCAAGATGCAAGGAATGGAGCTGGTGAAGCTGCTGCGAGAAGCGGAGCAGTACAAGTACACGGCCGACGAAGTCCAAGCGGCTCTGGCCCACTGCAAAGACGCCAACCCGATCGATTGGTTGCGCCAGAACTGGGACGCGACCATCGCCAGCGTGCAGACGCTGGCGACCCAGATGGGCCGCGAGGGGCCCATGAACATCGTCGGGACGGTCTCCGAGGAGGAGGCCAGAGCCGCGTTGAGACTCCACAAGGGTAACTTGTGGCCGGCCGTGACCGACTGCGTCGAGCAGAGACAACGAAAG TACGCGGAGCTGGCGGCGAGGGGCGAGTTCAGCCGCGAGGACATCTTGACGGTGTTGACGGCGAATCACGGTGACTTGGAGGCGGCGTTCAACGAACTGAGCAAGACTCAGTTGAAACCGTTTTTGATGAGGATTTGGGGACCGCCGGTCGGGACGGAAAACGAGGCAGGTAATCAGGGGGCGACGCTGGAAAAGATCAGGGGCGAAG ATGTGGAGAACCAGCGCGCCGACAAGGAGATGGCCAAAGCGGTAAGTCCGATTGATAATGGTAAGGATAGAGCGCCCCCTACAACTGAACAAACCCCCATCGTCAAAGAAGTACCACCAGAtgagttaaaaaaaacgcAAAATTTTGAACTCCTGGACAACATAGAATCGGAAGTGTTGAAAAACCTACAAGATATCAATAAGCTTAGCGATAGTTTAGAGACTAACAACGAACCTAAATCGACTAAACCCAAAGTTTACGTAGAGAAGAGCAGTACCGTGATACAGGTGGTAGATCACGACTACGAAGTTCCCGAAGCTGAGAGAGACGAGAAGAGAATCGAGTCGGATTTTAGCGACACCGAAAGCAGCGACGAAGGAAACAGAGTTGAAGAGTTTGTCGATGCCGTCAGTGAAGTACACCCTGTCGGTTTGGCACCCCTGAAGAGGAAGAGTGTCAGTACTCTCAACATAACTCTGGCCAGTACCGGCGAACCGGGAGAATCGGCCAGCGGAGTACCAATTTCAGTGGTGAAAAACAGTACGGAAGTAAAGATGATTCAACCGTCTGAGAGTACTCGAGAAGACGTGGTGGTCGAAAGTACCGCCGCGATTCAGTTGCAAAACGCGCCGCCAAAAAACGGTGATGTGGGGGCCTCGGAGGTTAAGGCGGAGCAAAAGAGAGACTTGGAGGCCTCCACCAAACAAGATAATACCGCCACGAGTCTTGAGATACCACCAGTACTGGCAGATTCGGACAAAGAAAAGGCTTCAGTTATGCCAAGTGTTGAACAAGACGGTGGTCTGTTAGCTTCTGGTGTCGAGAAGAATGTTGAAAGTACGAGTACTGTAGGTGGCgtagaagaaaacaaaaacgtCGAGTTAGCGGATGGTACGAGAgatgaaacaaatttattagaaaacgAAAGACAGTCAGTTGAAACAGGTTTGAAAGAAAAGTTGGGGGTTTTCAAAGAGGAAAAAATGACTGAAGGTGGGGTAGGAGGTGGAGAAATTGCTGCCGATGTCACTAGTGTTGATTTAGAAAGCTGTACAATGAGTGAAGAtgtgaaaaatgagaacaacGCTGAGATCGTTGCGAATTTAATTGTTGCGCAGGAAGATGTTCGGGgttctgttgcagatgtaaaAGAAGAATTAAATGAAGATGTCGGTGCCGATTTGGGAACTTGTGAGGTGGAAAGTGACCAAAAGAGAAATGTTTTGGTTGAGGAAAATGCGACCAAAGCAGAAAAGAACGGAGATTCTGAGAAACAAATTGGTCAAAGGAAGAGTGCTTCACCTCGGCCGGAAAATGACAGATGTAGGAAAGTGCGACCAAAGGAAGTTGTTTCAAGTGAAAAGAAAGATTTGAGTCGATCTGGAAAAGGAGTGGAGGTCGTTTCGCACAGCGTAGAAGAAGTGAAAGAGGAGAAGGCGGAAACCACGGAGAAACCTGTCGAGAACAAGCCGCCCTTGACGAAGAAGCAGAAAAAGTCGATGAAAAGAGCAAAACGTCGATCACAGCGGAGGGCAGCTCGGAGAGGCTCCACGAGCACGACAGAATCGAGCAGCTGCGAGAAGCCCTCGACGGAGACCGACAGCGAACCAAACCAGAAAGAGGCGTTGAAAGAGGTCCACGAAGAGGTGAAAAATTCCGAGGACAAGGAGGCGAAACCCCGAGACGTTACCAGTGAACAGCCGAAAACAGATGCGGAGGCAACGGCCTCCACCGACCTACCAGAAAACGTTGAAATCCATCCAAAAATCTCGACAACAGTACAAATAGCACAAAACAAACAATCGCTACTTCCTGTTCCGCCAAAAAGACCGTCCCGGATACCGATTTCGCGCCAGAGATCTATTTCGAAAAGCGAACCAAAATCGCCAGATGTTCACACCGCTAGTAAAATTCCAATCAAAACTGGGAGCCAAATTCCTGTTAAAAATAAGCAACATAACAATATCGATCACACCGGCGAGGGCGGTAGCGTAAACAATAGCCAAACGGGTGAGTCACCGGGCGAGGTGGTCCAAACAAGCGAAGACAAACCGTCTGGAAGTGCGGAGGAGATAGTTGGGCGATCTGGAAGTGCGGCCAAAGATGAGGGTGTCGAAGTGGAGGAGGCGGAGAGACCGCAGCGGCCGTGCGTTCAAAGAGACAAGTCCGAAGAGATCGAACAGGAAATGAAACAAAGCGTCCAGGCCATAAAAGAACTGAACAGACAGTTGAATACGAATTCTAAGAGCAAGAAGGGGAGTTTGGGGTCGTTTCGCAACAGCTCGGTGGAGTCCACGACCAGTTCCAAGCAGTTGTCGTACACCAAATCTCTTGATAACGACAGCGACTCGTCGGTTTCCGACAGCAACGTTGAGGAACTCCTCGACCCCAGCACCGACGAAGACAGTTACGAGGATTTCGAAGAGTACGACGAGGTCGAGGAGTCGGACACCGAAGACTACAACGAGTTCGACAGAAAAAATGCCAGAATCGTCGATGAACTCGATATCAATTTGTCACAGATTAGCGCAAAAGTGGAGAAATTGACCACCGACTTGACagacaacaaaaatgattatttGGACGAGGTTTGCGAGTCGGAAGAGTATAGCTCTGAAGAAGAGGAAGAAGAAGAACAGGCAGAGGATGAAAGCGATAataaatttgatgttagcattGAAGTTAAACAACCTAGTGAAATCGAAGTGATGGAG AGACAGGCACGTCGGTTCCTCGCCGAGGGCCAAGTCAAGAACTACCAACAAGCCGAGCTCGCTGTCAGTCTGATGGCGCTCAAATTCTCCGCAGAAGAGGCGCTGGAAGCGGTACACGACTGCCAAACTCTAGACGCTGCCATAGCGTACTTGCAGCAAGACTGCGAGTTGTGCGCGGGGAAGTACCCAGTCAACCAG ATCGTTTCCATGTTGAAATGCACGCACCGATGCTGCCAAGAGTGCGCCAAAAACTACTTCACGGTTCAAGTGACCGACAGGACCATCATGGACTGTTCTTGTCCTTTCTGCAAACAACCGGAACTGACCAGCAGCGAGATTTCCGAAGACGAAGTGTCCGACTATTTCGGTAATTTGGACATTCTGCTGAAAGGGATTTTGGACGCGACCGTGCACGAGCTCTTCCAGAGGAAATTGCGCGATCGTACTTTGATGCAAGATCCAAACTTCAAGTGGTGCGTCAAG TGTTCGTCGGGTTTCATCGCAAATCCGCGCCAAAGAAGACTGATTTGTCCCGACTGCAAGACCATGACTTGTGCCAACTGTCGCAGAACG TGGGAGAAACAGCACGAAGGAATCTCCTGTGAGAAGTTCGCCGAGTGGAAGGACGCCAACGACCCCGAGAACCAAGCCACCGCCGTGGCCAAGCACCTCGCCGAGAACGGCATCGACTGCCCTAAGTGCAAGTTCAGATACTCCCTCGCCAGAGGGGGCTGCATGCATTTCACTTGCACCCAATGCAAGCACGAGTTCTGTTATGGGTGCGGCAAGCCGTTCATGATGGGGGCCAAGTGCGGGGTGAGCCAGTACTGCGGCAAGTTGGGATTGCACGCGCACCACCCCCGCAACTGCCTCTTCTACTTGCGGGACAAGGAGCCGGCGGAGCTGCAAAGACTGTTGAAG GAGCACAAAATCCCGTTCGACACGGAGAAGAAAGAGGAgaacgccgccgccgccgccaagTGTCCGGTCCCGCTGCAGCGGGAGACCCCCAACGGCCTGATCGACACCGTGTGCAACAACGAAGTGACCCCCGGCCAGGGCGGCCTGTGCAG GCTGCATTACGTCGAGTATTTAGTTGGGCTCATTGGCAGACACAAACTGGACCCGGTCACAATCCTGGACTTGGTGGAGGTCGGTCAGGAGTTGAGGAGACGTGGCAAAGAGTTGCCAGAAAGGTCTGCCTCTTGCAACGACCAGGAGTACAGATTGATTTGCGTCAAG attgtgAAGGAACAAATTCCATTGGATTGA